The nucleotide window TTTGATGAGCATTTTCGGCGTTCAGAAGATATTGAATGTTGGATAAGAATTGCGATTAGGACTTCTTGGAAAATTGAAGGAATTCCAGAAGCTTTGACTTTATATCGAGTAAACACACAAGGATTATCCGCCAATTGGCAAGAGCAATTAGAATCTTGGGAAAAAGTAATCGATAAAACTCGACTTTATGCCCCAGAAATCATCCATCAATGGGAAAACCCAGCTAGAGCTTATCAGTTAAGATATTTAGCACGTCGAGCCGTATCACAGGGGTCAGCTTTAATGGCTGTAGAATTAATTCATAAAGCTTTAGGAACTTCTTGGTTAATTCTGGTTGAAGAACCCAGACGAACTCTAATGACCTGGGCAGCTTCTTATCTCCTTTTTTTATTACCTGATTCTTTTTTTAATCAACTTCAATATTTAGCGATGAAAATAACAGGATTTACTCAGAAAAAACGGTTTATTAAAAGCTCTTTGGGAAATAAATATAAGTCAGCTTAAACCTTGAAATTGCTCTTTTCAATTAATTTAAACATAAACAATGAAAAAATTTTCGGTTATAATTCCTGCCTACAATGTTGAAAAATACATTGCTAAAACTATTCAATCTGTCCTAGAACAAACTTATCAAAATTTTGAGCTATTAATTGTTAATGATGGCTCTTTGGACAGAACCTTAGAAATTTGTCAACAATTTACAGACTCAAGACTTAAAATTATTTCTCAAAAGAATACTGGACTATCAGGAGCAAGAAATACAGGAATTCGCCATTCTCAAGGAGAATACATAGCCTTTTTAGATGGAGATGATCTTTGGCTACCTGAAAAGCTACAAAAACATATTCAACATTTAGAAAAGTCTCCAACAGTAGGGGTGAGTTTTAGTCGCTCTGCTTTTATTGATGAAAGAGGAAATTTGTTAAATAGCTATCAAATGCCTATTCTTAAAAATATTACTCCAGAAATATTACTACATGGTAATCCAGTGGGCAATGGATCAGCTTTAGTCGTTCGTAGAGAGGTTTTGGAGGCAATTAAATTTCAAAATCAACTTTCTGATTTTCAAGAATATTGTTATTTTGATGCTCAATTTCGCCGTGCAGAAGACATTGAATTGTTGTTAAGAATTGCTCTGGAGACTTCTTGGCAAATAGAAGGAATTCCAGAAGCTTTAACCTTATACCGAGTAAATTCCCAAGGTCTTTCCGCTAATTGGCAAGAACAATTACATTCTTGGGAAAAAGTGATTAGTAAAACTAAATCTTATGCCCCAGAATTAGTAACTCGATGGGAAAAATCAGCTAGGGCTTATCAATTGCAAATTTTAGCCCGTTCTACAATCCGTCAAAAAGCGGGTTCTGTGGCTGTGAAATTATTTAACAAAGCGTTAATAACCTACTGGCCGGTTATGATCAAAATGCCACATAAAATAATACTTACAGGAGTAGCGGCTTATTTACTTTGGCTTCTTCCTAATCGATTTTACTCGTCTTTTGAAAAAGTCGCTTTAAAAGGTCTAGAAATTGTTCAAAGACTATACATTTTTAGGCAGGTGTCAAAAAACACAATCTCTTAGATTTTAGGAATTT belongs to Gloeothece citriformis PCC 7424 and includes:
- a CDS encoding glycosyltransferase family 2 protein, yielding MKKFSVIIPAYNVEKYIAKTIQSVLEQTYQNFELLIVNDGSLDRTLEICQQFTDSRLKIISQKNTGLSGARNTGIRHSQGEYIAFLDGDDLWLPEKLQKHIQHLEKSPTVGVSFSRSAFIDERGNLLNSYQMPILKNITPEILLHGNPVGNGSALVVRREVLEAIKFQNQLSDFQEYCYFDAQFRRAEDIELLLRIALETSWQIEGIPEALTLYRVNSQGLSANWQEQLHSWEKVISKTKSYAPELVTRWEKSARAYQLQILARSTIRQKAGSVAVKLFNKALITYWPVMIKMPHKIILTGVAAYLLWLLPNRFYSSFEKVALKGLEIVQRLYIFRQVSKNTIS